The genomic interval GAGACGGACGTGACGAGAGGCCGGCAGTTCCGGGTCGACCGAGACGGTACCTGCACGGACATCGCCGCGCGACGCCCGTACGGCCGCCCGCGCACCGCCGTCCACCCCACACCCCCACCAAGCAGGAGAAGAGACCAATGATCTTCGGGCGATCTGAGCGCGGCAAGCCCCCGGTCGAGCCCGTCACGCTCAAGATCCTGGTGGCCGGCGGCTTCGGCGTGGGCAAGACCACGTTCGTGGGCGCGGTCAGCGAGATCAGACCGCTGCGCACCGAGGAACTGCTGACGGAGGCCGGCCGCCCCGTCGACGACACCAGCGGTGTGGAGAACAAGCGCACCACCACCGTCGCCATGGACTTCGGGCGGATCACCCTGCGCGAGGACCTGGTGCTGTATCTGTTCGGCACGCCCGGGCAGGAACGGTTCTGGTTCATGTGGGACGAGCTCTCCGAAGGTGCCCTCGGAGCCGTCGTGCTCGTCGACACCCGCCGCCTGGAGGACTGCTTCGCCGCGGTCGACTACTTCGAACGGCGCTCCATACCCTTCCTCGTCGGCGTCAACTGCTTCGAGGGAGCGGTCCGTTACCCCGAAGAGGACGTACGGCAGGCCCTCGACCTCGACGAGGACGTACCGGTCGTGCTGTGCGATGCCCGGGACAAGCAGTCGGTCAAGGACGTACTCGTGGGCGTCGTCCAGCACGCGATGGCGTACTCGGCGCGGCGCCGCCAGAGCGTCACGACCTGAGACACGGGTGCGGCCCGTACCCCCGCCGACAGGGGTACGGGCCGCGGCTCGACGG from Streptomyces sp. CC0208 carries:
- a CDS encoding ATP/GTP-binding protein codes for the protein MIFGRSERGKPPVEPVTLKILVAGGFGVGKTTFVGAVSEIRPLRTEELLTEAGRPVDDTSGVENKRTTTVAMDFGRITLREDLVLYLFGTPGQERFWFMWDELSEGALGAVVLVDTRRLEDCFAAVDYFERRSIPFLVGVNCFEGAVRYPEEDVRQALDLDEDVPVVLCDARDKQSVKDVLVGVVQHAMAYSARRRQSVTT